In the genome of Ammospiza nelsoni isolate bAmmNel1 chromosome 7, bAmmNel1.pri, whole genome shotgun sequence, one region contains:
- the ZRANB3 gene encoding DNA annealing helicase and endonuclease ZRANB3 → MASALQETPSLKASQLEDVDAKLSFLPERLRKKLLPFQEKGIIFALQRSGRCMIADEMGLGKTIQAIAISYYYKHEWPLLIVVPSSLRYPWVDEMEKWIPELSPDDISIIQNKTDIGGISTSKVTILGYGLLTSDAQTLVDTLYRQKFKVVVIDESHYMKSRNATRSKILLPIVQKALRAVLLTGTPALGRPEELFMQIEALFPRRFGTWNEYAKKYCDARVRFFGKRRQWDCRGASNLEELHQLLSEIMIRRLKNDVLTQLPPKVRQRIPFDLPQSAAKSLNATFAEWEKLMRGLRSDATESHFSEVMSLITRMYKETAIAKAGAVKDYIKMMLDNDKLKFLVFAHHLSMLQACTEAVIESKARYIRIDGSVPSAERIHLVNQFQKDPETRVAILSIQAAGQGLTFTAATHVVFAELYWDPGHIKQAEDRAHRIGQCSSVNIHFLIAKGTMDTFMWAMLNRKAKVTGSTLNGKKEKMQAEEGDKDKWEFLSFAETWTPNENLEDPQNELLFTHFEKDRQHDIRSFFSPKSSTEKKRKRFSGDELLYNDSESSAGTKEEGAEKSNENLDSTRISEVQAVCDEDTCEHEAKRAKSISGSTPVSSSNKKKTPLNGKKPSLFPEENSELRPCGLNTSSEITDLNEVWHCSACTYTNNALLPYCEMCHCPQSRDGERNGEAPRSQTEEEEPRRDGERAEGSAEGRRGNLGELGPQKSLEIREQETVGTEKEESEKECGEDKSDTFQVYGGLMFCASRNTDRIHLYTKDGEPLHHNFIPLDIQLDNWEDLPEAFQHKKNRALILRFVKEWTHLTAMKQKIVRKSGQIFCSPIHAAEELSKKQSVGSSTKRYVTREDVAAASLSKASSSGGSVRLISKEMGASLDKGAAPKPPTKLLPEPGNAPSALPAGQTDAGGPSLSRGYLQALDEQGTPLCLSCQQPTAEPPGGCPAWDTRFCCHGCQEDFCIRSSQAYLRSRVFLIEHGVCQACHNNAQELFLSVRDAPRSQRKQLLESSWMSHLPLGQLNEMIRSPAEGQFWQADHIQPVYSGGGQCSLENLQTLCTACHRERTAKQAKERSQLKRKSLATKYACDITKFLVKK, encoded by the exons GTGTATGATTGCTGATGAG atGGGGCTAGGAAAAACCATTCAAGCAATTGCCATTTCATATTACTATAAACATGAATGGCCTCTCCTAATTGTAGTGCCTTCCTCTCTGAGATACCCTTGGGTGGATGAGATGGAGAAGTGGATTCCAGAGCTCTCTCCAGATGACATTAGCATCATTCAGAACAAAACTGATATTGG GGGAATATCAACGAGCAAAGTAACAATCCTGGGGTATGGGCTATTAACATCTGATGCACAGACCTTGGTGGACACTTTGTACAGGCAGAAGTTTAAGGTGGTTGTGATTGATGAGTCACACTACATGAAATCCAGAAATGCCACCCGTAGCAAGATTTTACTGCCAATTGTTCAGAAAGCTCTCAGAGCTGTTCTCCTTACTGGAACTCCTGCTCTAGGAAGACCTGAAGAG CTCTTCATGCAGATTGAGGCACTGTTTCCAAGAAGGTTTGGAACCTGGAATGAATATGCTAAAAAATACTGTGATGCTCGTGTCAG ATTTTTTGGTAAAAGAAGGCAATGGGATTGTAGAGGAGCTTCAAATTTAGAGGAACTACATCAACTTTTAAGTGAAATAATGATCAGAAGACTGAAGAATGATGTCCTAACTCAGCTGCCCCCCAAAGTCAGGCAACGTATTCCATTTGACCTCCCACAATCTGCAGCAAAG AGTCTGAATGCCACTTTTGCAGAGTGGGAGAAGTTGATGAGAGGTCTGAGATCAGATGCCACTGAAAGCCACTTTTCTGAAGTCATGAGTCTGATCACACGCATGTATAAGGAAACAGCCATTGCCAAG gcaggagcagtcAAGGACTACATCAAAATGATGCTTGACAATGACAAACTGAAGTTCCTCGTCTTTGCCCATCACCTGAGCATGCTGCAAGCCTGCACAGAGGCAGTGATAGAGAGCAAG GCTCGCTACATCCGCATTGATGGGAGTGTTCCCTCTGCAGAGAGGATTCACCTCGTCAATCAGTTCCAGAAGGACCCCGAGACCCGCGTTGCTATTTTGAGTATTCAGGCAGCTGGTCAG GGTTTAACATTCACTGCTGCCACTCACGTTGTGTTTGCTGAATTGTACTGGGATCCAGGCCACATTAAGCAAGCAGAAGACAGAGCACACCGCATTGGGCAGTGCAGCTCAGTGAACATTCACTTCCTGATTGCCAAGGGAACCATGGACACCTTCATGTGGGCCATGCTCAACCGCAAG GCCAAAGTCACAGGCAGCACCTTGAAtggcaagaaagagaaaatgcaggCTGAAGAAGGGGATAAGGACAAATGGGAGTTTTTGAGTTTTGCTGAAACCTGGACCCCAAATGAAAATCTAGAAGATCCCCAAAATGAACTTTTATTTACGCAT tTTGAGAAGGACAGACAGCACGACATCCGttccttcttttcccccaaatcctccaCGGAGAAGAAACGCAAAAGATTTTCTGGTGATGAGTTGTTATACAATGATTCAGAATCTTCTGCAGGCACAAAAGAAGAGGGTGCAGAGAAGAGCAATGAAAACCTGGATTCCACAAGGATAAGTGAGGTACAGGCAGTTTGTGATGAAGATACTTGTGAACATGAAGCCAAAAGAGCAAAGAGCATAAGTGGATCGACCCCAGTCAGCTCcagtaataaaaagaaaacacctcTGAATGGAAAAAAGCCTTCTTTGTTTCCAGAAGAAAACAGTGAACTCCGTCCTTGTGGCTTAAATACTTCAAGTGAAATTACAGATTTAAATGAAGTTTGGCACTGCAGTGCCTGCACTTACACTAACAATGCTCTGCTGCCTTACTGTGAGATGTGCCATtgcccccagagcagggatg GTGAGAGAAATGGTGAAGCTCCCAGGAGCCAGACTGAGGAAGAGGAGCccaggagagatggagagagagcAGAGGGCAGTGCTGAAGGCAGAagaggaaatttgggggaaCTGGGGCCCCAGAAATCTCTTGAAATCAGAGAACAGGAAACTGTTGGcactgaaaaggaagaaagtgaaaaagaatGTGGAGAAG ATAAATCAGACACATTCCAAGTATATGGTGGGCTTATGTTCTGTGCAAGCAGGAATACTGACAGAATCCACCTCTATACAAAG GATGGTGAACCACTGCATCATAATTTCATTCCACTGGACATACAGCTGGATAACTGGGAAGATTTACCAGAGGCTTTCCAGCACAAAAAGAATCGTGCATTG ATCCTGAGGTTTGTGAAAGAGTGGACTCATCTAACAGCAATGAAACAGAAGATTGTCAGAAAAAGTGGTCAAATATTCTGTAGTCCCATTcatgctgcagaggagctgtctAAAAAGCAGTCAgtgggcagcagcacaaagag GTATGTGACCAGGGAGGATGTGGCAGCAGCCTCGCTCTCCAaggccagcagcagtgggggcAGCGTTCGCCTCATCTCCAAAGAAATGGGGGCTTCTCTGGACAAAGGTGCTGCTCCTAAACCACCCACAAA ATTGCTTCCAGAACCTGGGAATGCTccctcagccctccctgcagggcagacTGATGCTGGAGGCCCCTCCCTGTCCCGAGGGTATCTGCAGGCCCTGGACGAgcaggggaccccgctgtgcctgagctgccagcagccGACAGCCGAGCCCCCTGGCGGCTGCCCGGCCTGGGACACGCGCTTCTGCTGCCACGGCTGCCAGGAGGATTTCTGCATCCGCTCCAGCCAGGCCTACCTGCGCTCCAGGGTGTTCCTCATCGAGCACGGCGTGTGCCAGGCCTGCCACAACAACGCCCAGGAGCTTTTCCTCAGCGTCAGGGATGCACCCAGGAGCCAGAGGAAGCAGCTTCTGGAGAGCTCTTGGATGTCTCACCTTCCCCTTGGGCAG ctgaatGAGATGATCAGGAGCCCGGCCGAGGGGCAGTTCTGGCAGGCGGATCACATCCAGCCCGTGTACAGTGGAGGAGGACAGTGCTCCCTGGAGAACCTTCAGACCCTGTGCACAGCCTGCCACAGGGAG AGAACTGCAAAACAGGCCAAGGAAAGAAGCCAACTGAAGAGAAAGTCTTTAGCTACAAAGTATGCCTGTGATATCACCAAATTTTTGGTGAAGAAGTAA